The Desulfatiglans anilini DSM 4660 genome has a segment encoding these proteins:
- a CDS encoding putative quinol monooxygenase, producing the protein MIWITFHMKVGREKRRELLQTLVSLVPSIRSVKGCLVCDPCFSLEEPDEVCLFEVWETLEDLERHRQSEMYKVLQGAMNLLLAPCEPRRYARLAEEAVHEWVGNWNGV; encoded by the coding sequence ATGATCTGGATCACCTTCCACATGAAAGTCGGGCGGGAAAAAAGGAGAGAACTCCTGCAGACACTGGTCTCGTTGGTCCCTTCTATACGGTCGGTCAAGGGATGTCTCGTCTGCGACCCCTGCTTCAGCTTGGAGGAACCGGACGAAGTCTGCCTGTTCGAGGTGTGGGAGACGCTCGAAGATCTCGAGCGGCATAGGCAATCCGAGATGTACAAGGTGCTGCAGGGCGCCATGAACCTTCTCCTGGCACCCTGCGAGCCCAGACGTTACGCGCGGTTGGCGGAGGAAGCGGTCCATGAATGGGTTGGAAACTGGAATGGTGTGTGA